One window of Paludibacter propionicigenes WB4 genomic DNA carries:
- a CDS encoding ABC transporter permease translates to MKAIFRNFFFVLKRFKTSSILNILGLSVAFAVFIVCLIQVYYDYNYDRSYNKSANIYQLVQLYSDNNRGITMTTPMAKEMSEVFPEIKSYCLIRFIRNETFDVINKTGSKQKFTATVNDATIGLLDVFTPKILAGDPRQALTQKGKAMISENTAHKFFGNANPIGKTVFFHYDKAPLTIVAVFKDFPKNSSLSNDIFVYLPDDDPSNYNYKGYFEILPRDVNKLIAKINGKKKYGELISQRFNNPKDEVKVKAEFQDLTSMHFDSLKSDGTGSITTTLSLLAIGILTLIIAYINFLNFSIAMAPARVRGLNIQKILGANSRTLRYIVAAEGPFFSMLAFIISIFIISFLKQSSIYEYFSADLSLQKNWILLSIIGGLSLIFGFLFGLYPARYITSFQPAIALSGSFSLSGKSVKLRNTLITIQFVSAITLIIVSVFIKTQHDYMKNYEWGMQKENIVYLPCQQIKTSIIAFGEELKKDPRILDYTASYFIPGEVGMTWGRDFEGKQVSAVIWPVYPNFLRFFGVKIREGRDFQNSDSTGAKHGIIFNRQFLKNNSLKQILGKDFEGFNAKLSIVGIAENVNYSSLKDSIQPMAFAILNDRQMQWVIIKISGTETSSTINYIKKTWEKYSDEDFDIKFLDKSINDLYKNESNLSKLISIFGVVIIIIAIMGVYGLIVFNARYKSKEIALRKVNGASVKEIMLMLNRSILIQLVIAFALAVPLSYYIVHRWLQQFAYKTSVYWWIFLLAGLLVFVITVITVSWQSHKAATANPVDAIKNE, encoded by the coding sequence ATGAAAGCAATATTTCGAAATTTCTTCTTTGTACTTAAACGATTCAAAACTTCAAGCATCCTGAATATTCTGGGTCTTTCGGTGGCTTTTGCGGTGTTTATTGTCTGTTTAATACAAGTGTATTACGATTATAACTACGACAGAAGCTACAATAAATCGGCTAATATTTACCAATTAGTTCAACTATATAGTGACAACAATCGGGGCATCACCATGACTACTCCTATGGCCAAAGAAATGTCAGAGGTATTTCCGGAGATAAAAAGTTATTGTTTAATTCGTTTTATTCGCAATGAAACATTCGATGTAATAAATAAAACTGGAAGCAAACAAAAATTTACGGCTACCGTAAACGATGCAACCATTGGCCTGCTGGACGTATTTACTCCGAAGATACTTGCCGGAGATCCCCGACAGGCTTTGACACAAAAAGGGAAGGCAATGATTTCGGAAAATACAGCACACAAGTTTTTCGGAAATGCCAACCCTATAGGAAAAACGGTTTTCTTCCACTACGATAAAGCTCCACTTACCATCGTGGCTGTATTCAAAGATTTTCCTAAGAACAGCTCATTGTCCAATGACATTTTTGTGTATTTGCCCGATGACGACCCCAGCAATTACAACTATAAAGGCTATTTTGAGATACTTCCTCGTGATGTGAATAAACTGATCGCAAAAATCAATGGGAAGAAAAAGTATGGAGAACTGATATCACAAAGGTTCAATAATCCCAAAGACGAAGTGAAAGTGAAAGCTGAGTTTCAGGATTTGACAAGTATGCACTTTGATTCTCTAAAATCTGATGGAACAGGGAGTATCACTACTACCTTATCACTGTTAGCCATTGGTATTCTTACATTGATTATTGCCTATATCAATTTTCTGAATTTTTCCATTGCCATGGCTCCGGCCCGGGTGCGGGGATTAAATATTCAAAAAATTCTTGGGGCTAATTCCAGGACATTAAGATATATAGTTGCAGCCGAGGGTCCGTTTTTCTCAATGCTGGCATTTATCATTTCGATATTCATCATTTCATTTTTAAAGCAAAGCTCCATCTACGAATACTTTTCAGCAGACTTATCATTACAAAAGAACTGGATACTCCTCAGTATTATTGGGGGTTTATCTCTTATCTTTGGATTCTTATTCGGTTTATATCCTGCTCGATATATCACTTCCTTCCAACCGGCAATTGCGCTGAGTGGTTCTTTCTCTTTGTCGGGAAAAAGTGTCAAGCTGCGAAATACCCTTATCACAATCCAATTTGTATCTGCCATTACGCTGATAATTGTTTCCGTTTTCATCAAAACGCAACACGACTATATGAAAAATTATGAGTGGGGTATGCAAAAGGAAAACATTGTTTACTTACCATGTCAACAAATTAAAACCTCTATAATTGCATTTGGTGAAGAATTAAAAAAAGATCCACGGATACTCGATTATACAGCATCTTATTTTATCCCCGGTGAAGTGGGTATGACATGGGGGCGGGATTTTGAAGGGAAACAGGTATCTGCAGTAATTTGGCCGGTATACCCCAATTTTCTTCGATTCTTTGGTGTAAAGATCAGAGAAGGTCGGGACTTTCAAAACTCTGATAGCACAGGAGCAAAGCACGGTATTATTTTTAATCGGCAATTCCTAAAAAACAATTCTTTAAAACAGATTCTTGGTAAAGACTTTGAAGGCTTTAATGCTAAATTATCGATTGTCGGAATTGCAGAGAATGTCAATTATAGTTCATTAAAAGACTCCATTCAACCCATGGCATTTGCTATATTGAATGACAGACAAATGCAATGGGTAATTATAAAGATTTCAGGAACGGAAACATCCTCTACAATCAACTATATCAAAAAAACCTGGGAGAAATACAGCGACGAAGATTTTGATATTAAATTCTTAGACAAATCAATCAACGATTTATATAAAAACGAGAGTAATCTTTCCAAGCTAATCTCCATTTTCGGAGTAGTTATTATCATCATTGCCATCATGGGTGTTTACGGACTCATTGTATTCAATGCCCGTTACAAGTCCAAAGAGATTGCCCTCCGGAAAGTAAACGGAGCTTCGGTAAAAGAAATCATGCTGATGCTTAACCGCTCTATATTGATTCAGTTGGTTATTGCCTTTGCGCTGGCAGTACCATTATCGTACTACATCGTGCATCGATGGTTACAACAGTTTGCTTATAAAACATCCGTTTATTGGTGGATATTCCTGCTTGCCGGATTACTCGTATTTGTCATTACCGTGATAACCGTCAGTTGGCAAAGCCACAAAGCAGCCACAGCCAACCCGGTAGATGCAATAAAAAATGAATAA